One genomic window of Chitinophagaceae bacterium includes the following:
- the serC gene encoding 3-phosphoserine/phosphohydroxythreonine transaminase: MKKYNFYSGPAILPPSVFEQASKAVIELDHIGLSLIEISHRSKEFTAVLEEAQQLVRDLTGIGDEYKILFLQGGATMQFCTIPFNMLDTNETATYMEIGSWSKKAIKEAKLFGNVNVVASSSDKNYTYIPKGFTVPSDSKYFHITTNETIHGSQMKLIPDSPVPLIGDMSSDIFSRVLDWNKFDMIYAGAQKNLGTSGATLVIMKESLLGKVSRPIPTMLDYRSHIKDNSLHNTPSTFALYVCMLTLRWLKENGGIAVMEKRNQAKAALLYSEIERNSLFEGNVAAEDRSLMNVTWIMTDTSLEETFGQFAKENGCIGIKGHRSVGGFRASIYNAMPDEGVAKLISIMQEFEATHMKK; the protein is encoded by the coding sequence ATGAAGAAATACAACTTTTATTCAGGACCAGCTATTCTCCCTCCATCTGTTTTCGAACAGGCCTCCAAAGCGGTTATTGAACTGGATCATATCGGATTATCACTTATTGAAATCTCACACCGTAGCAAAGAATTTACGGCCGTATTGGAGGAAGCGCAGCAATTAGTGCGGGATCTTACTGGAATTGGAGATGAATATAAAATCCTCTTTTTGCAGGGCGGTGCAACCATGCAGTTTTGTACCATTCCGTTCAATATGCTCGACACGAATGAAACTGCAACGTATATGGAAATTGGTTCTTGGTCGAAAAAAGCGATTAAAGAAGCAAAACTCTTTGGCAATGTGAATGTGGTTGCCTCTTCCTCCGATAAAAATTACACTTACATACCGAAGGGATTTACTGTTCCTTCCGATTCGAAATATTTTCATATCACGACCAACGAAACCATTCATGGCAGTCAAATGAAATTGATTCCTGACTCACCTGTTCCTTTGATCGGGGATATGAGTTCTGATATTTTTTCAAGGGTGTTGGATTGGAATAAATTTGACATGATCTATGCCGGTGCACAAAAAAATCTGGGCACTTCCGGAGCAACACTGGTGATAATGAAAGAAAGTCTGCTTGGAAAAGTAAGTCGCCCGATTCCAACCATGCTCGATTACCGTTCGCATATCAAGGACAATTCATTGCATAATACACCGAGCACTTTTGCACTTTACGTATGCATGCTTACACTTCGCTGGTTAAAAGAGAACGGTGGTATTGCGGTGATGGAAAAACGCAACCAGGCTAAGGCAGCATTACTGTATTCGGAAATTGAAAGGAACTCCCTTTTTGAAGGCAATGTAGCCGCTGAAGACCGTTCGCTGATGAATGTGACCTGGATCATGACCGATACATCACTCGAAGAAACTTTTGGTCAGTTTGCCAAAGAAAATGGATGTATCGGCATCAAAGGACATCGTTCAGTAGGTGGTTTCAGGGCATCTATTTATAATGCCATGCCGGATGAAGGCGTTGCTAAACTTATCAGCATAATGCAGGAGTTTGAAGCTACACATATGAAAAAGTAG
- a CDS encoding DMT family transporter yields METALSRPLISRAARHMLAATLWFSIMNVFIRKVNHLPEMEVVFFRCLTPMLWCFISLHQKQIHWMGSNRKLLLLRGLFGTVSLYAFIMTIHHMPLGTAVTIQYLSPVFTTIAAIFILKEHVKWMQWLFFLVSFSGIALIKGIDERVSMFYLFVGIFSAIFSALAYNMVRSLKQREHPLVVVLHFQIFGVVAGFIFMLFNWQTPQGLDWLYLLLIGVCTQLGQVNLTQALQKEKISSISMLNYLGILYALFFGYMFFGETYGWVSLAGMILVIAGVLTSVIFNTPIKQKVELKNYANP; encoded by the coding sequence TTGGAAACTGCATTATCACGACCATTGATCTCACGAGCTGCCCGTCATATGCTGGCAGCCACATTGTGGTTCAGCATTATGAATGTATTTATTCGTAAAGTCAATCACCTTCCGGAAATGGAAGTTGTATTCTTCAGGTGCCTTACACCAATGCTTTGGTGTTTTATCAGTCTGCACCAAAAACAAATTCACTGGATGGGCAGTAACAGAAAATTATTGTTGTTGCGTGGCTTGTTTGGTACTGTCTCCCTGTACGCGTTTATCATGACGATTCACCACATGCCGTTGGGTACAGCAGTCACCATTCAATACCTGTCGCCGGTTTTTACAACCATTGCAGCCATCTTTATTTTGAAAGAACACGTAAAATGGATGCAATGGTTATTCTTTTTAGTTTCATTTTCAGGCATTGCATTGATCAAAGGCATTGATGAAAGGGTATCCATGTTTTATCTTTTTGTGGGAATTTTTTCTGCCATTTTTTCTGCGCTGGCTTATAACATGGTACGTAGTCTGAAGCAACGTGAACATCCATTGGTGGTGGTGCTGCATTTCCAGATTTTTGGCGTGGTGGCAGGATTTATCTTCATGCTCTTTAACTGGCAAACTCCGCAGGGACTTGACTGGCTGTACCTTTTGCTGATTGGCGTTTGTACACAACTCGGTCAGGTCAACCTTACGCAGGCCTTGCAAAAAGAAAAAATTTCCAGCATTTCCATGCTCAATTATCTTGGTATTTTGTATGCACTCTTTTTTGGCTATATGTTTTTTGGTGAAACGTATGGATGGGTTTCCCTTGCCGGCATGATACTGGTGATTGCAGGCGTTCTGACCAGTGTGATTTTTAATACTCCAATAAAACAGAAGGTGGAGCTAAAGAACTATGCAAATCCTTAA
- a CDS encoding Crp/Fnr family transcriptional regulator — MQADPICTTCDSKDCFVNRFVISEWKEKLAVNKTIQLYKSGTVIFTEGEPVSGIYFIYSGKVKVYNTGPGQRSQIVRLAKSGDILGHRGLGYPMIYPISASAMEDCTICFVKTVDFLGALEQNPALAINLLMFYAAELRRAEYKLRSLSQMTVKQKLADALLTVQEIYGTKTRNGIKVLAVKLSRQDYADIIGASLEEVIRTFSQFKKENVLVLAGKYISIKKEKELEKLLKGFRNILLP, encoded by the coding sequence ATGCAAGCCGATCCTATTTGTACCACCTGCGATTCTAAAGATTGTTTCGTAAACCGGTTTGTGATAAGTGAATGGAAAGAAAAACTGGCGGTCAATAAAACGATTCAGCTTTATAAGTCAGGCACTGTAATTTTTACAGAAGGTGAACCCGTTTCAGGAATCTATTTCATCTATTCCGGAAAAGTTAAAGTGTATAACACAGGCCCTGGTCAGCGTTCGCAGATTGTACGTCTTGCAAAAAGCGGAGATATACTCGGACATCGTGGATTAGGTTATCCTATGATTTATCCTATCAGTGCCAGCGCAATGGAAGATTGCACTATTTGTTTTGTTAAAACAGTTGATTTTTTAGGAGCCTTGGAACAGAACCCTGCCCTTGCCATCAACTTGCTGATGTTCTACGCTGCTGAACTGCGCCGCGCGGAATATAAACTCCGCTCACTTTCGCAGATGACTGTAAAGCAAAAACTGGCAGATGCACTGCTTACCGTGCAAGAGATTTACGGTACCAAAACACGAAACGGAATTAAAGTGCTGGCCGTAAAATTATCCAGGCAGGATTATGCTGATATCATTGGTGCATCTTTGGAAGAAGTCATCAGGACCTTCTCACAATTTAAAAAAGAGAATGTGCTCGTGCTGGCAGGAAAATATATCTCCATCAAAAAAGAAAAAGAGCTGGAGAAATTATTGAAAGGATTCAGGAATATCCTCCTTCCATAA